Proteins co-encoded in one Gossypium arboreum isolate Shixiya-1 chromosome 11, ASM2569848v2, whole genome shotgun sequence genomic window:
- the LOC108462908 gene encoding uncharacterized protein LOC108462908 encodes MSLPHHAPPPPPEKAVQVLESPPPMMTMTPSQLPALYKQRSLSPDIFRDEAWLRRKGNSRNRGSKSVTDEDLDELKACIELGFGFEFDSPEVDQRLSDTLPALGLYYAVNKNYNDIVSKSSSVASDCDSIPSPIGSPNSIFGPGDNPQTVKIRLRQWAQVVACSVRQCS; translated from the exons ATGTCCCTTCCTCATCACGCGCCACCACCACCACCAGAAAAAGCAGTGCAGGTCCTGGAGTCACCCCCACCGATGATGACGATGACGCCATCTCAGCTACCGGCGCTTTATAAGCAGCGCTCATTGTCGCCAGACATTTTCCGCGACGAGGCATGGCTTAGAAGGAAAGGGAACAGCAGGAACAGGGGGAGCAAGAGCGTGACGGACGAAGACCTTGATGAACTCAAGGCTTGTATTGAGTTGGGGTTCGGGTTCGAGTTTGACTCACCCGAGGTGGATCAACGTTTGTCCGATACTTTGCCTGCTCTTGGCCTCTACTATGCTGTTAACAAGAACTACAACGACATCGTTTCCAAGTCTTCTTCAGTTGCATCGGATTGTGATAGTATTCCCTCCCCTATAGGCAGCCCCAACTCCATCTTTGGTCCTG GTGATAATCCACAGACGGTGAAGATAAGGCTGAGACAATGGGCGCAGGTGGTTGCTTGTTCGGTGAGGCAATGCTCATGA